AAACACCTGCTACAGATGTCAGGGCGCCGGGAATAATAGGGACCACTGTCTGAAGGATCTGAAGAAAGATAAAGAGAGGGGGTCCAAAGATGCCTGCTTGGAGAATAAAAGCTGACAAAGTTTCCTTGGATTGAAGGATGCCAGCAAAGTAGGCCCAGATACAAAAGGCCAAGGTCCCAAGAGCTCCAATGATGGAGGACCAATTAATGATGCGCTGGAGAAGAGGAGAGACCTCTTTTAAGCTTGTTTGTTTCATAAAAAATTCCGAGTTCTTTTTCTTCTACTATACCATGTTTTTGGAACTTTGTAAGGATTTTGTCTATTTTTTGAGCAGTGAAATTAACCTGATAGGAGTCTGTCGTTGTTTTAGTCGTCAAGCGAGTGCAAAACGGGCCTTTTTATGCTACAATGAAAGGAGTATAAAAAATGGAGAAAAACGTGTCAATCGAAAATTACAAACCAGATTTTGCGGTGGAAGCAGCTTATGATCTCACCGTTGCAGACTTGAAGAAACAGGGCATCAAGGCAGTCCTCGTGGATTTGGATAACACCTTGATTGCATGGAATAATCCGGATGGGACTCCTGAGATGCGCCAGTGGTTGCATGACCTTCGTGATGGCGGGATTCGGGTTATCGTGGTGTCTAATAATAGTCCCAAACGGGTCAAGCGCGCTGTTGAGAAATTTGATATTGACTATGAAGCCTGGTCGCTTAAGCCCTTTACTTTTGGGATTGATCGTGCCCTCAAACGTTTCCACTATGAGAAAAATGAAGTGGTCATGGTCGGGGATCAACTGATGACGGATATCCGGGCTGCCCATCGTGCAGGCATTCGTTCGATTTTGGTCAAGCCTTTGGTTGAGCATGACTCGATCAAGACGCAGATCAACCGGGCGCGTGAACGCCGTGTCATGAAGCAAATGGCCGAAAAATATGGTCCAATTGTATACAAAAAAGGAATTTAAGAATGGAAGAATTATTCTGTATTGGCTGTGGAGCCCCCATTCAGACAGAAAACAAAGAGGGGCTAGGCTATACTCCCCAATCAGCTCTTGAAAAGGGCTTGGAAACAGGCGAAGTCTATTGCCAACGCTGTTTCCGTCTTCGTCACTACAATGAAATCACAGATGTGCATCTGACAGATGATGATTTCCTGAAATTG
Above is a window of Streptococcus sp. LPB0220 DNA encoding:
- a CDS encoding YqeG family HAD IIIA-type phosphatase, with protein sequence MSIENYKPDFAVEAAYDLTVADLKKQGIKAVLVDLDNTLIAWNNPDGTPEMRQWLHDLRDGGIRVIVVSNNSPKRVKRAVEKFDIDYEAWSLKPFTFGIDRALKRFHYEKNEVVMVGDQLMTDIRAAHRAGIRSILVKPLVEHDSIKTQINRARERRVMKQMAEKYGPIVYKKGI